One window from the genome of Lentibacillus daqui encodes:
- a CDS encoding DUF86 domain-containing protein, whose amino-acid sequence MYFVDREKIEQTLIYMDDLLQVVKKEQPKTDMEKLGLERIAQMTVEAILDTGNMMIDGFIMRDPGGFDDIIDILIDEQVLPESDEGTYKSMIQLRKRLVKDYLDVDHETLRTSLLDHIHVLEQFSTHIRHYLENELGVANAFSNN is encoded by the coding sequence ATGTATTTTGTGGATCGTGAAAAAATCGAACAGACATTAATATATATGGATGATTTATTGCAAGTAGTCAAAAAAGAGCAACCGAAAACCGACATGGAAAAATTGGGGTTGGAACGTATTGCTCAGATGACCGTTGAAGCAATCTTAGATACCGGAAACATGATGATTGACGGTTTTATTATGCGGGATCCGGGCGGGTTTGATGATATCATTGATATATTAATCGATGAGCAAGTATTACCGGAAAGCGACGAAGGTACATACAAATCGATGATCCAATTGCGAAAAAGGTTGGTAAAGGATTATCTCGATGTGGATCATGAAACATTACGAACAAGCCTGTTGGATCATATTCATGTGTTGGAACAATTTAGCACACATATCCGACATTATCTCGAAAATGAATTGGGTGTTGCCAATGCATTCTCCAACAATTGA
- a CDS encoding sodium-dependent transporter has product MENRSQWGTRAGFIMAAVGSAIGLGNIWRFPAVAYENGSGAFFIPYLFALLTAGIPILIMEFTMGHKYRGSAPLTYSRMHKKSEFIGWWAVAVAFVISTYYSVIIAWAISYALFSFNLSWGTDTESFMFNDYLHLVDPGNFGGLVPGVLIPLIIVWIVVLGILFAGVKRGIEIANRICIPALVIIFLIVVIRAITLPGAMTGLNAFFEPNFAEIAKPGVWVAAYGQIFFSLSIAFAIMITYSSYLPKKSDITNNAFITGFANSGFELLAGIGVFAVLGFMATQQNVPVDEVVAGGVGLAFVVFPQIINQFPALNGLFGFLFFASLMLAGLTSLISISETYVAGLVDKFGITRKKAVLFGGGLAAICSFVFATRGGLNFLDTTDYFINQFGVALLGLIEVIFVAWGLRKLGEFKAHANAISDIRLGWWWTASLGIVTPLVLGYMLFGLFKENLLKQFATENGNYEGYPDFFIFYSGWFVAIAALVIGIIMTFTKWKTRENEAQSKTKEAN; this is encoded by the coding sequence ATGGAAAATCGTTCGCAATGGGGAACAAGGGCGGGATTTATTATGGCTGCAGTAGGGTCAGCTATTGGTCTTGGGAACATATGGCGATTTCCGGCCGTCGCCTATGAAAATGGAAGCGGTGCATTTTTTATTCCATATTTATTTGCGTTACTAACTGCAGGAATTCCGATTTTAATCATGGAATTCACGATGGGACATAAATATCGCGGTTCAGCTCCGTTAACGTACAGCCGAATGCATAAGAAATCTGAATTCATCGGCTGGTGGGCAGTAGCGGTTGCATTTGTCATTTCAACGTATTACTCGGTTATTATCGCCTGGGCAATATCTTATGCACTATTTTCATTTAATCTAAGCTGGGGAACAGACACGGAATCATTTATGTTTAACGATTATTTGCATTTGGTTGATCCGGGGAATTTTGGTGGTTTGGTTCCTGGTGTACTTATCCCGCTCATCATCGTTTGGATTGTCGTATTGGGAATTTTGTTCGCAGGAGTTAAGAGGGGGATTGAGATAGCAAACCGCATCTGTATTCCTGCATTGGTCATTATTTTCTTGATTGTTGTTATTCGTGCCATTACACTGCCAGGTGCGATGACTGGACTGAACGCATTCTTTGAACCGAACTTTGCCGAAATTGCGAAGCCTGGTGTCTGGGTTGCAGCCTATGGTCAGATCTTCTTTAGTTTATCAATAGCCTTTGCGATCATGATTACGTATTCCAGTTATCTACCCAAAAAGTCGGACATTACTAATAATGCGTTCATTACCGGGTTTGCAAACTCCGGTTTTGAATTACTTGCTGGAATTGGTGTATTCGCTGTACTTGGATTCATGGCTACCCAACAAAATGTACCTGTCGATGAGGTTGTTGCCGGTGGTGTGGGGCTGGCATTTGTAGTATTCCCGCAAATCATTAATCAGTTCCCAGCGCTAAACGGGTTATTTGGTTTCTTATTCTTTGCCTCGTTGATGCTCGCAGGGTTAACTTCATTAATATCGATTTCTGAAACCTATGTTGCCGGGTTGGTGGATAAATTCGGCATTACCCGGAAAAAAGCAGTTTTGTTTGGTGGCGGACTCGCCGCGATCTGTTCCTTTGTTTTTGCCACAAGAGGCGGATTAAATTTCCTGGATACGACCGATTACTTTATTAACCAGTTTGGAGTTGCTTTGCTTGGGTTAATTGAAGTGATTTTTGTTGCATGGGGATTGCGTAAACTTGGAGAATTTAAAGCTCATGCAAATGCCATTTCTGATATCCGGTTAGGCTGGTGGTGGACTGCTAGCTTGGGAATCGTTACACCACTTGTACTCGGCTATATGCTGTTTGGTCTGTTTAAAGAAAATTTACTGAAACAATTTGCAACTGAAAATGGTAACTATGAAGGGTATCCTGATTTCTTTATTTTTTATAGTGGCTGGTTTGTAGCAATTGCGGCATTAGTGATTGGTATAATCATGACCTTTACTAAATGGAAAACACGTGAGAACGAAGCACAATCAAAGACGAAGGAGGCAAACTAA
- a CDS encoding YhcN/YlaJ family sporulation lipoprotein translates to MKKWKVFLPSVLSLAIITGCNGVNNNSQSEQEQMSDSLTPDRQHTPTDEERDNKLGYVRYNKNQLNNDHENLHSVQIDRDKMADMITRMILRNNGFNEAATLVTDQEVLIAYQLNDDMDPATAADIASKTAKSTMPGFFNIYVSDNQTLMNDIQSLHNSSIRNQNYDNTIDNIIHEMKKSPQGRENNMENNTR, encoded by the coding sequence ATGAAGAAGTGGAAAGTTTTTCTTCCATCTGTGTTAAGCTTGGCCATTATTACCGGTTGTAATGGAGTAAACAATAATTCCCAAAGTGAACAGGAACAAATGTCTGATTCATTGACACCTGACAGACAGCATACCCCAACAGACGAGGAAAGAGACAACAAACTTGGCTATGTCCGCTACAATAAGAACCAATTGAATAACGATCATGAGAATCTGCATTCCGTTCAAATCGATCGGGACAAAATGGCGGATATGATTACCAGAATGATTTTACGCAACAACGGTTTTAATGAAGCAGCTACACTTGTTACTGATCAAGAAGTATTAATTGCCTACCAGTTAAATGATGATATGGATCCAGCCACTGCTGCAGATATTGCCAGCAAAACCGCCAAATCAACGATGCCGGGATTTTTCAATATTTATGTATCCGATAACCAAACGTTAATGAACGATATCCAAAGTTTGCATAATTCCAGCATTCGTAACCAAAATTATGACAATACTATTGATAACATTATTCACGAGATGAAAAAATCTCCCCAAGGCAGAGAGAACAATATGGAAAATAACACAAGATAA
- a CDS encoding Na+/H+ antiporter NhaC family protein translates to MEGTIYSLIPPVLMLILVLLTRKVLLSLGAGIIVGALFIHQFNILEFLKEIWRSFASIFVDDGSFDGGNLLLVGFLLMLGIMTAFITASGGSHAFGDWMIKRVKTRVGAQVMTAILGIIIFIDDYFNALAVGQVARPLTDRHRVSRAKLSYYIDSTSAPVAVLSPISSWGAYIIGLLGSLFAANQITNIQPFEAFIKMIPYNFYAIAAVILVFLVAFMKFDMGPMRKHENRAVQTGEVVDPNKKVPGDLSETFTPHQNGRVYHLIVPIVVLVVATVAMMFITGIKESGEVGFLQVFANTNVNVSLFIGGLLAVISSLIFHLRSSHPRASLTMIVIEGVKAMLPAIYILVLAWMIGSIIGTLETGSYLATLVDNASISTTLLPFLFFIIAGFMALATGTSWGTFAIMLPIAVDVTLGADINMLLPTLAAVLSGSVFGDHCSPISDTTILSSTGAGVQHIDHVLTQIPYAMLAALVSCIGYLIIGWTNYMILALATAIIILVAIGFLFQFIEKTKVEN, encoded by the coding sequence ATGGAGGGAACAATTTATTCATTAATCCCCCCGGTACTTATGTTAATACTTGTCTTGCTCACAAGAAAGGTATTGCTGTCGTTGGGGGCAGGGATTATTGTAGGAGCATTATTCATTCATCAATTCAATATTTTAGAATTCTTAAAGGAAATATGGAGGTCGTTCGCTAGCATATTTGTAGACGATGGGAGCTTTGACGGCGGCAACCTGTTGTTGGTAGGATTTTTACTAATGCTGGGAATTATGACTGCATTTATAACAGCATCCGGTGGAAGTCATGCTTTTGGTGATTGGATGATCAAACGTGTCAAAACAAGGGTCGGGGCACAGGTGATGACTGCAATTTTAGGTATTATTATTTTTATTGATGACTATTTTAATGCACTTGCTGTTGGTCAAGTGGCCAGACCATTGACGGACAGGCATCGAGTCTCGCGTGCAAAACTATCGTATTATATTGATTCCACCTCCGCGCCTGTGGCTGTTCTTTCGCCAATATCCAGTTGGGGAGCGTATATTATCGGGTTGCTCGGAAGTTTGTTTGCTGCAAATCAAATAACAAATATACAGCCATTTGAAGCTTTTATCAAAATGATTCCGTATAATTTTTATGCTATTGCAGCAGTTATTCTTGTTTTCCTCGTAGCATTTATGAAATTCGACATGGGACCAATGCGAAAACATGAAAACCGGGCTGTTCAGACAGGGGAAGTAGTTGATCCGAATAAAAAAGTACCAGGTGATTTAAGCGAGACTTTCACACCGCATCAGAACGGCCGTGTTTATCACTTAATCGTACCAATTGTTGTTTTAGTTGTGGCAACTGTTGCGATGATGTTTATTACGGGCATAAAGGAAAGCGGTGAAGTTGGATTTTTGCAGGTTTTCGCCAATACAAATGTTAATGTTTCACTGTTCATTGGGGGATTGTTAGCCGTAATTAGCTCACTGATTTTTCATCTCCGGTCCAGTCACCCAAGGGCCTCTTTAACAATGATTGTTATCGAAGGTGTTAAGGCTATGCTTCCAGCCATTTATATATTAGTTTTGGCATGGATGATTGGTTCCATCATCGGCACATTGGAAACCGGGAGTTATTTGGCAACACTTGTGGATAATGCTTCGATAAGCACAACATTATTGCCATTTTTATTTTTCATTATTGCTGGTTTTATGGCATTGGCTACAGGTACTTCATGGGGTACATTTGCTATTATGCTGCCGATTGCAGTGGACGTGACACTTGGTGCAGATATAAATATGTTATTGCCAACATTAGCAGCGGTGCTTTCCGGATCAGTGTTCGGGGATCATTGTTCACCGATTTCGGATACAACAATATTATCTTCAACTGGTGCCGGTGTGCAACATATTGATCACGTTTTAACCCAAATACCGTATGCAATGTTGGCTGCACTGGTTTCATGTATTGGTTATTTGATTATTGGCTGGACGAACTATATGATCCTTGCTTTGGCGACGGCTATCATTATTTTGGTTGCCATTGGTTTTTTATTTCAATTTATCGAAAAAACAAAAGTGGAAAATTAA
- a CDS encoding TIGR01457 family HAD-type hydrolase: protein MKRYNAYLIDLDGTMYRGDERIEAAAEFVEQLYQRDIPYLFLTNNSAKTKEQISGKLTGMGIRSTPDHVFTSGMATANYIKQQKAGARCYVIGEEGLVDAIQKEQLQVTDEAVDFVVVGIDRKITYEKLAIATLAVRNGASFLSTNSDIAIPTERGLVPGNGAISSVITVSTGQEPIFIGKPERIITEQALKVLGTAKEETLMVGDNYHTDILAGIHAGIDTLMVFTGVTPYTDYPHLETKPTYHVRNLAEWFNYM from the coding sequence GTGAAGCGGTACAATGCATATTTAATCGATCTGGATGGAACAATGTATCGCGGTGATGAACGGATTGAAGCTGCCGCGGAGTTCGTGGAGCAATTATATCAAAGAGACATTCCTTATTTATTTCTAACCAATAATTCCGCAAAAACAAAGGAACAAATTTCAGGAAAATTAACGGGTATGGGGATCAGATCGACACCCGATCATGTTTTTACATCCGGCATGGCAACTGCAAACTATATTAAACAACAAAAAGCAGGTGCACGTTGTTATGTGATAGGGGAAGAAGGATTGGTTGACGCGATACAAAAGGAACAATTGCAGGTGACAGATGAAGCGGTTGACTTTGTTGTCGTCGGGATTGACAGGAAGATAACTTATGAAAAACTGGCAATCGCAACGCTTGCAGTTCGTAATGGGGCTTCGTTCTTGTCAACAAATAGTGACATCGCCATTCCAACAGAACGTGGTCTTGTTCCAGGAAACGGTGCCATTTCATCCGTTATTACGGTAAGTACTGGCCAAGAGCCAATTTTCATTGGTAAACCCGAGCGAATTATTACTGAACAAGCATTAAAAGTATTGGGAACTGCCAAAGAAGAAACATTGATGGTAGGAGATAATTACCATACGGATATCCTGGCCGGGATTCACGCAGGTATCGATACACTGATGGTATTTACCGGTGTGACTCCATACACGGATTATCCTCATTTGGAAACCAAGCCAACCTATCATGTACGGAATTTGGCCGAATGGTTTAATTATATGTAA
- a CDS encoding YutD family protein, translating into MIEIQGKYYEVIENIKNAFQEPIVKERYSEILTKYDFIVGDWGYDQLRLKGFYDDQNAKASFDTKISALDDYLYEYCNFGCAYFVLKKVDI; encoded by the coding sequence TTGATTGAAATCCAAGGAAAGTATTATGAAGTTATTGAAAACATAAAGAATGCCTTTCAGGAGCCTATAGTAAAAGAACGGTATTCAGAAATTTTGACAAAATATGATTTTATTGTCGGTGATTGGGGCTATGATCAATTACGGCTAAAAGGATTTTATGATGACCAAAATGCAAAAGCTTCTTTCGATACAAAAATAAGTGCACTGGATGATTACCTGTATGAATATTGTAATTTTGGCTGTGCTTACTTTGTATTAAAAAAGGTGGATATATAA
- a CDS encoding M23 family metallopeptidase encodes MLRVRTYFIVSFILLFIMGLFPVPTAADDNNIYQTRMALYKKTESLTQIPWYYIAAIDQYERNMGNDSNKKSEQKVSISIPDELWYGLGNGAKSDHPNVITLFNGIGKDGNGDEKADPGNPEDVLYTMANWLLQYGPTKEDIKIGLWHYYKRDLTVQTIMNTAKVFQQYQKLHLVDRDFPVATNYNYSYRSTWGDKRGFGGTRIHEGTDIFADYGTPVKSTTYGVIEMKGWNLYGGWRIGIRDINNIYHYYGHLSGYEDGIKVGQVVKPGDIIGSVGSTGYGPPGTSGKFPPHLHYGMYKDNGHSEWSFDPYPYLRKWERMVK; translated from the coding sequence ATGTTGCGTGTCCGTACTTATTTCATCGTCTCCTTTATCCTTCTGTTTATCATGGGTTTATTTCCTGTTCCGACAGCTGCGGACGACAATAACATTTACCAAACCCGAATGGCTCTCTATAAAAAAACAGAAAGCTTAACGCAAATCCCCTGGTATTATATTGCGGCTATTGATCAATATGAGCGCAACATGGGAAACGACAGCAATAAGAAATCAGAGCAAAAAGTTTCCATATCTATTCCGGATGAACTATGGTATGGCTTAGGAAACGGTGCCAAAAGTGATCATCCAAATGTAATAACACTTTTTAACGGAATCGGTAAAGATGGAAACGGCGATGAAAAGGCAGATCCGGGAAATCCGGAAGATGTTTTATATACAATGGCCAATTGGTTGTTGCAATATGGACCGACAAAAGAGGATATCAAAATCGGTTTATGGCATTATTATAAGCGGGATCTTACCGTCCAGACAATTATGAACACGGCAAAGGTGTTTCAACAGTATCAAAAGTTGCATTTAGTAGACAGGGATTTTCCGGTTGCAACCAATTACAATTATAGTTACAGGAGTACATGGGGGGACAAACGTGGATTTGGCGGAACCCGTATCCATGAAGGGACAGATATTTTTGCTGACTATGGAACACCGGTCAAATCGACCACCTATGGGGTGATAGAAATGAAAGGCTGGAACTTGTATGGTGGCTGGCGGATTGGAATTCGTGATATCAATAATATTTATCACTATTATGGTCACCTAAGCGGATATGAAGACGGAATTAAAGTGGGGCAAGTTGTGAAACCCGGTGATATCATCGGCAGTGTTGGCTCAACAGGTTATGGGCCGCCGGGAACCTCGGGGAAGTTTCCACCGCACTTGCATTATGGCATGTACAAAGATAATGGTCATAGTGAATGGTCGTTCGATCCATATCCATATTTACGCAAGTGGGAACGAATGGTGAAGTGA
- a CDS encoding methionine/alanine import family NSS transporter small subunit, translated as MSGGAIVVAIFGIIIIWGGLAASIVNAVKKSKESNS; from the coding sequence ATGAGTGGAGGAGCGATTGTTGTTGCGATTTTTGGAATCATTATTATTTGGGGGGGCTTGGCGGCCAGCATTGTAAATGCCGTGAAAAAATCCAAAGAATCCAATTCATAA